Genomic window (Streptomyces sp. NBC_01431):
ACGACCGGCGCAGCACCCGCACCCGGTCCCAGCGGGCCGCGAGCCTGCCGCCCACGACCGTGCCCACCGCGCCGCCCGCGTACAGCACGAACAGGGCGGCGGAGCCCACCACTTCGCCACCGCCCACCCGCTGGCGGGCGTACAGCGCGATGAACGCGCTCAGACCCACGAAGACCAGCGAGCGGCAGACCACGGCCAAGCAGAGCTTGAGGAAGGACGCCCGGTCGTCGCGGCCGGTGGCCGGCGCGTTCCCGGCCGGCGCCCGGCCCGGAGCCCGTGTCGCCCGCAGCGCGAGCACGCACACCACGCCGCCCAGCGCGGCCGGCGCCATGAGCAGCGGGGCAGCCCCGAGGCCGCCCGCGCCGATCACCCCGGCGACCAGCAGCGGGGCGGCGGCGAAGCCCAGGTTGCCGCCGAACGAGAACCAGCCCATCGCGGTATGGCTCCCGCCACTCGCCGCACGGGCCACCCGGGCGGACTCGGGATGGTAGGCCGCCACCCCGACCCCGGACACGGCGACCATCGCCAGGGCCGACGCGTACGTACCGCCGCAGCCGCTCAGCGCGATGCCGACCCCAGCCACCGCGGTGCTCGCGGGCAGCAGCCACGGCATCGCCCATCGGTCGGTGAGTGCGCCGAACAGCGGCTGGACGATGGACGAGAGCAGCGACGCGGCGAGCACGATGCCCGACGCCGCGGCGTAGGAGTAGGCGCGTTCGGCGACGAAGTAAGGAACCAGGGCGGCGACGGCGCCCTGGTACACATCGACGCAGGAGTGCCCCAGGGCCAGCAGGAACACGGGCCGGCGCAGCGGCCCCGAGACCCAGCCCCAACTAGGCTTCCCAGATGGGGACTTCAGTGCCCCGACCGCCTGCCCGGCCACCTGTTGATCACGTATCTCGCCACGCGGTTTCTTCGAGTTCTCCGGCACTCCTCGATCATCACCACCGCCACCGTTGTCCCGCTTCCGATAAATTGCCAGGCGATGCCGAACATCCGCCACACCCCCCTTGCCCCCACTCGGGCCCAGGAGATGGCTCCCGGGGACAGCATCGACGCGCACCGGCACGACGATCACCAGATCGTCTACGCGAGCCGCGGAGTGCTGGCCGTCACGACCGGCGCGGGGACGTGGGTCGCGCCCGCGACGCGCGCGATCTGGGTGCCGGCCGGGACCGTACACTCCCATCGGGCGCACGGCAGGCTGGAGTTGCACCTGATGCGGATCGCGGCCCATGAGAACCCGCTCGGTCTCCAGGCCCCCACCGTGCTGATGGTCGGGCCCCTGCTGCGCGAGCTGCTCCTGGCCCACACGCGCTCGCCGGACGACGAAAGCCCCGAACGGGACCGGCTGCGGGCCGTGCTGCTCGACCAGTTGCGCGCCTGTCCGCAGCGGCCCGTCCACCTCCCGGCGCCGAGCGATCCCCGGCTGGTCGCCGTGTGCGCGCTGCTGGAGGCAGACCCCGCCGACCGGCGGGGGCTTGCCGAGCTCGGCGCCCGCGTCGGCGCCGGCGAACGCACCCTGACCCGGCTGTTCCGCGCTGACCTCGGGATGACGTTCCCGCAGTGGCGCACCCAGCTCCGGCTCCACCGCGCCCTGCAACTGCTGGCCGAGGGCACCGCGGTGACCACCGTGGCCCACCGGTGCGGCTGGTCCTCGGCGAGCGCGTTCATCGACGTGTTCCGCCGGGCCTTCGGCCACACACCGGGCGCGCACACCCGCTTGCGTTAGAGCACGCTCCAACTCGTAGCGTCTGGTGCATGAACAGCGCAGAGAACGCGAGCAACGCACACAACGCAAGCCAGGCAATGGACGACGCGAGCAAGGCGGGCAACGTGAACAACGCAGGCAGCGCCCACAACGTCGAGGCCACCGACATCGACGCCACCGACGACCGGTTCGAGCGCGGGCTCGCGCTGCTGCGCACCATTGGCGGCCAGGAGAACCCGGCCGTACTGGACAGCCTCGCCGACATCGCGCCCGACCTCGGTCGCATGACCGTCGCCTTCGGATACGGCGACATGCTCTCCCGCCCCGGCCTCACCCTGCGCCAGCGGCAGATCGCCACCGTCGGCGCGCTGGCCGCCATGGGGAACGCGGCACCCCAGCTGCGCTTCCACATCGCCGGCGCGCTCAACGTGGGGGTCACCCCGGCCGAGGTGGTGGAGATCCTGATCCACACCGCCGTGTACGCGGGTTTCCCCGCCGCGCTCAATGGGATCGGCGCCGCCCGCGAGGTGTTCGAGGCCCGTCCCGGCCTCGCGGTGACACCGGTCGAGACGGAACCGGTGCCGGGTGACCGGTACGAGCGCGGGCTCGCCAAGCTGGCCGAGGTCGACGGGCACGCGGGTGACCAGGTGGTCGCCTCGATGCGGGACATCGCGCCCGACCTGACGCGCTACATCGTCGAGTTCGCCTTCGGGGACATCTACTCGCGCTCCTCGCTCGACCTGAAGTCCCGCGAACTCGCGAGCGTCGCGATGTGCACCGCCCTCGGCACGGCGGCGCCGCAGCTGCGCGTCCACATCCACGGCCTGCTCAACGTCGGCGGCACCCGCGAGGAGGTCGTCGAGGTCATCACGCAGATGGCGGGCTACGCGGGTTTCCCCGCCGCGCTCAACGGCATCGCCGCGGCCCGCGAGGTGTTCGAGGAGCGCGGGCAGGAGTGAGCCGGGCGGTGGTGGTCTCCGCCGGGCCCCCAGACGTACGGAAGATCTTCAGGGGAGCAGTTTGTCGAGGGCGGTGGTGCCCTCCGCGGCCAGCTTGCGCTCGGCCCAGGCCAGGTTCTGCGGGGTGATGTCCCGCCCCGAGGCCAGCACGAGGTCCTCGGCGGTGACCTCGCCCTCGGATCCCGTGTGCAGCAGGGCGTCCGGGGTCACGGCCTCGGGCCGCCGGGTGGAATCGGGCCGGTCGTTCATACCGCCTCCTACGTTCGTCCGCTCTTGCACCATTCTGGCCCCCGCCTACCCGGACCGCATCCGGCCCACACGCCCCGCCCGCCCCCCGCCCGCCCCCGCCCGCCCCCCGCTCGACCAGGCGCGCATCCCCCGTCGGCTCCGGCCACCCCCGCCGTCCATGTGACATTCCGTACCGGTATCGGCACAGCGCGTGCGCGGGCTGTGTCATCCCGCCGGTGTCGTACGGGCGGCGCCGAACCTCGCTCGCGCCCGAAGGCGCGTGCCCGGTGTGCGCTCCCCTTCCGGATTCTTGGAACACGTTCTACTGTGTGCGCCGCCGTACCGCGACCGTCCTGGAGGGGCCGTGCACCTCGAATACACGCCTGAGCAGCAGCAGTTGCGCACCGAGCTGCGCGCCTACTTCGCCGAGCTCGTGCCGGACAACGTGTACGCCCGGTACGCCGACCCGGCCGCCCAGAAGCGGTTCTACCGCGAGACCGTGCGCCGGCTCGGCGGGGACGGCTGGCTGGGGGTGGGGTGGCCCACCGAGTACGGGGGGCGCGGGCTCACGCCCATGGAGCAGTTCATCTTCTTCGACGAGGCCGCCCAGGCCGGGGTCCCGCTGCCGCTCATGGCGCTGAACACCGTCGGCCCGACGATCATGAGCTTCGGCACGGACGAGCAGAAGGCGTACTTCCTGCCGAAGATCCTCTCCGGCGAGATCGACTTCGCGATCGGCTACAGCGAGCCCGACGCCGGGACCGACCTCGCCGCGCTCAAGACCCGGGCCGTGCGCGACGGCGACACCTATGTGGTGAACGGACAGAAGATCTGGACCACCAATGGCGACACCGCCGACTGGGTCTGGCTCGCCGTGCGCACCGACCCCGACGCGCCGCCGCACAAGGGCATCACCATGCTCCTCGTGCCGACGTCCGACCCCGGCTACAGCTGCACCGTCATCAACACGCTGGCCTCGCACGACACCACCGCCAGCTACTACGAGAACATCCGCGTGCCCGTCACCCGCAGGGTCGGCGAGGAGAACAAGGGCTGGCGCCTGATCACCAATCAGCTGAACCACGAGCGGGTCACCCTCGCCGCCCACGGCACGATGGCGATCCGCGCCCTGAACGACGTCCGGCGCTGGGCCGCCGACACCAAGCTCGCCGACGGCCGCCGCGTCATCGATCTGGGCTGGGTCCGCAAGAACCTCGCCCGCACCCACACCCGCCTCGAAGCGATGAAGCTGCTCAACTGGCAGATGGTCAACGCCGTCCACGAAGCCACCCTCACCCCGCAGGACGCCTCCGCGGTCAAGGTGTACGGGTCCGAGGCGCGCCGGGACGCCTACGCCGCGCTGATGGAGGTCGTCGCGGCGGCCGGCCCGATGAAGGAGGGCTCGGCGGGCGCGGTCCTGCACGGCGAACTCGAACGCGGCTACCGATCCGCCGTGATCTTCACCTTCGGCGGCGGGAACAACGAGATCCAGCGCGAAATCATCTCCTGGATCGGTCTGGGTATGCCGAGGGTCCGCCGCTAGCCTGGCCGTGGGGGCCACCCGCCGGAGGTGAACGATGGCTGACGCAGATCCGGGTCACTTCGGCCCCGCATCGGTCACATGGCAGCTGCACAGCGACCCCATGATGTGGATTGCGGGCATCCGGGCGCTCTACCTCCAGGCGCTCCACCCGCGTGCCGTGCGCGCGGTGATGCAGAACTCGGACTTCCGCAGGGACGCCTGGGGCCGCCTGATGCGTACCGCCAACTTCGTCGGCACCGTCACCTACGGTACGAAGGAGGCGGCCGAGCAGGCGGGCGCGCGGGTCCGCCGCATCCACGCCCACCTCACGGCCGACGACCCCGCCACGGGCGAGCGGTTCGGCGTCGACGACCCCGAACTGCTCCTGTGGGTGCACTGCGCCGAGATCGACAGCTACCTCACCGTCGTCCGGCGCTCGGGATTCCGGCTGAGCGACGCCCAGGCCGACCGCTACCTCGCCGAACACCGCGTCGACGCCCGCCTGGTGGGCCTCGATCCGGCGGGAGTGCCGGGCACCGTGGCCGAACTCGCCGCCTACTTCGACTCCGTACGGCCCCGGCTCGCGCTCACCGACGACGCGCGGGCCGTGGACGACTTCCTGCAGCGGCCGCCCATCCACCCGCTCCTCGTACCGGCGCGCGAGCTGCTGTGGCGGCGGGTGGCGTGCCTCGCCTACGCCGCGCTGCCCCCGTACGCCCACGAGCTGTACGGTCGCCCCGCCCCCTCCATGCGCACCGTGGACCGCCAACTCGCCGTTGCAGGAAGGGTGTTGCGCTGCGTTCCGGCGCGGCTGCGCTGGCAGCTGCCGCCCCGTCACATCCTTGGGGCGATGGCCCGGCTCGGCCCCGGAAGCCGCCCGGAGCCGTACAAACTTCGCAGACAGGCGGCCATACTGGACGAGCCGGGGAGGGCGCACTTTCAGTGACGGGGGCGACGGCACGAAATGGCGGACACCAGGCTGATCCACGGCCGTTACCGGCTGCTCGACCTCATCGGCCGCGGCGGCATGGGCGAGGTGTGGCGGGCCCGGGACGAGTCCTTGGGGCGGCGGGTCGCGGTCAAGCTGCTCAAACCGCTGGCGCCGAGCCGCGAGGAGTCGTTCACCCGGGTGCTCAGGGAGCGCTTCCGCCGCGAGGCCCGCGTCGCCGCCGCGCTCCAGCACCGCGGCGTCACCGTCGTCCATGACTTCGGCGAGTACGACGGCGGGCTCTACCTCGTCATGGAACTGCTCGACGGCCGCAACCTGAGCCAGCTCCTCGACGGCAACAAGCGGCAGCCGCTGCCGGTCCCGGAGCTCGTGGACATCGCCGAACAGGTCTCGGGCGCCCTCGCCTACACCCATCAACAGGGCATCGTGCACCGCGACTTGAAACCCGCGAACATCATGCTGCTCACCGACGGCACCGTGAAGATCTGCGACTTCGGCATCGCGCGGCTCGGCGCCGACATCGGTTTCACCGCCCGCCTCACCGGCACCGGCGTCGCCATGGGCACCCCGCACTACATGTCGCCGGAGCAGATCGCCGGCGAGGAGGTCGACCACCGCAGCGACCTCTACTCGCTGGGCTGCGTCCTGTACGAACTCTCCACCGGAGCGCCGCCGTTCGACCTGGATGACGCCTGGGCGGTGCTCGTCGGCCACCGCGACACCCAGCCCCGGCCGCCGAGCGAGCACCGCGCCGAACTCCCGGGCTTCTTCGACCGGGCGGTCCTCGACCTGCTGGCCAAGTCGCCGGACCAACGACCGCGGGACGCACGGGAGTTGGGCCTTCGCATGGCCGCTGGGCGGGCCGCCCTGCGCCCGCTCACCGCCCCCGTGCCGCTGGCTCCGCCAACCAGGCTCCCCTCCTGGACCCGGGGCATGACCACCGGCCACAAGGCGACCCGCGCCCTCGCCCCGGCCGCCCGGCCCGACCCCACGGCGGGTCTCACCGGCGAGTGGACCACCGCGCCCGCCGATCCGCACCGCCTGGCCCCGGGGCCCGAACCGCGGGTATCCGCCCGGCCGGCGCCGGCGCCGGAGGTCCTCGCCGCACTGAACAGCCGCCACAACGCCGGGCTCAGCCTCGGGCGGCTCGGGCGGTGGGCGCAGGCGGGAGAGGTGCACCGGGCGGTCGCCGCCGAGCGCGCCCACCTCCTGGGGCCCGGCCACCCCGACACCCTGGCCAGCCGTTATGAGGTGGGCTTCACGCTCAGCCGGACCGGCCGCGCGGCCGACGCGCTGCGCGAGTTCGGCGAGGTCGCCGACGGCCGGGCCCGCTCCCTTGGCCCCGGTCATCCCGACACCCTCGACGCGCGCCAGGAGATGGCCTACGTCCTGGGCCGGCTCGGCCGCCCCTTCGAGGCGCACCAGGTGTACGCCGCAGTCCTCGCCGCGCGCGAGGGCGTCCAGGGTCGCGACCACCCGGACACCCTGCGCTGCCGCCACAACCTCGCCTTCAACCTCGGCCGGCTCGGCCGCCTGGAGGACTCCTGCCGGATGGCCCAGGAGGTGGCCGCCGCCCGCGCCAGGGTGCTCGGCGCAGGGCATCCCGACACCCTCGTCACGCAGTACGAAGTCGCTTACGCGCTGGGGCAGTTGGGGCGCTGGGTGGAGGCTCTGGCGGTGTACCGCGAGGTCGCCGCGGGCCGTGCGGCGGCGCTCGGCGGCGACCACCCGGACGCCCTGGCGGCCCGCTACGAGATCGGCATCAGCCTCGGCCGGCTCGGCCGCAGTTCCGAGGCCCTCGTGCTCTACCGCGATCTGGTCGAGGACCGCCTGCGGACCGGCGGCCCCGACGACCCGGAGACCCTGCGCGCCCGGCACGGCCTCGGCGTGAACCTCGGACGCCTCGGCCGCTGGGAGGAGGCCCTCCAGGAAGCCCGCGAGGTGTGCGCCGCGCGCGAACGGGTCCTCGGCCCCGACCACCCGGACACCCTGATCAGCCGCCGCGAGGTCGCGGTCGGCCTCGGCTGGCTGGGCCGCTGGCCCGAGGCGCTGGACGTGTACCGCCGGGTCGCCGCCTCCCGCGAGCGGGTCCTGGGCGCCGGCCACCCGGCCACCCTGGCCAGCCGCAACGACGAGGCGCACTGCCTGGAACAACTGGGCCGCGGCCCGGAGGCGGGAGAGCTGTACCAGAGAGTGGCGGCCCTGCGCCGGCGGAGCGCCGGTCAGCACTGACCCTGGGCCCGCCGCCGGGCGGGGTTTCGCAGCCGGTCGCCCCGTGTTACCAAGGGGCATGCCCGTACGCACCGCGTTCGCCCGTGACCAGTACGACGCCGTCGTGGTCGGAGGCGGCCACAACGGTCTCGTCGCCGCCGCCTACCTCGCCCGCGCCGGACGCTCCGTCCTCGTCCTTGAACGGCTCGGCCGCACCGGTGGCGCCGCCGTCTCCACCCGCCCCTTCGCGGGCGTCGACGCGCGGCTCTCGCGCTACTCCTACCTGGTCTCGCTGCTGCCCGCCAAGATCGTCGACGATCTCGGCCTCGACTTCGCCGTGCGCAAACGGACCGTGTCCTCGTACACGCCGGTCGCGCGCGGCGGCCGCCCCGGCGGCCTCCTGGTCGGCGGCGGCCTCGATCGTACGGCCGCCTCCTTCCGTCAACTGACCGGCTCCGACGCCGAGTTCACCGCCTGGCAGTCCTTCTACGACATGACGCGCCGGGTCGCCGAACGGGTCTTCCCCACCCTCACCGAGCCGCTGCCCACCGCGGCCGCGCTGCGCGAGCGGATCGCGGACGACGCCGCGTGGCGGATGCTGTTCGAGGAGCCCATCGGTGTCGCCGTGGAGGACCGCTTCACCGACGACCTCGTGCGCGGCGTCGTCCTCACCGATGCCCTGATCGGCACGTTCGCCGACGCCCACGACCCCTCGCTCGCCCAGAACCGCTGCTTCCTCTACCACGTGATCGGGCAGGGGACCGGCGACTGGGACGTTCCCGTCGGCGGTATGGGCGCCCTCACCGACGCGCTCGCCGGGGCAGCTCGGGCGGCCGGCGCGGAGATCGCCACCGGCCACGAGGTGACCGCTATCCGCACCGACGGCACCGAAGCGGAGATCTCCTTCACCACCGCCGAGGGGCCCGGCACGGTGGCCGCGGCCCACGTCCTGGTCAACGCCTCGCCGCAGGCCCTCGCCGACCTCGTGGGCGACCCGCCGCCCCCGCCCGCCGAGGGCGCCCAGCTGAAGGTCAACATGCTCCTGACGCGGCTGCCCCGCCTCCGGGACACCTCGGTCGATCCGCGCGAGGCGTTCGCCGGAACCTTCCATATCGCGGAGGGATACGGCCAGTTGGCGACCGCGTACGCGGAGGCTGCGCGGGGGGAGCTGCCCGGCGCGCCGCCGTCGGAGATCTACTGCCACTCGCTCACCGACCCCTCCATCCTCGGTCCGGACCTGGCGGCGCGCGGCGCTCAGACCCTCACGCTGTTCGGTCTGCACACCCCGGCCCGGCTCTTTGCCGACGACAACGACAAGGCGCGCGAGCAACTCCTCGCCGCGACCCTGGCCCAGCTGGACGCCCATCTGGCCGAACCGCTCGCCGACTGTCTGGCCCTGGACGCGGACGGCCGCCCTTGCATCGAGGCGAAGACCCCGCTCGACCTGGAGCGCGACCTGCGGCTGCCCGGCGGCAACATCTTCCACCGCCCGCCGGCCTTCCCGTACGCGGACGAGTCGACGGGGCGCTGGGGAGTGGAAACCGCCCACGCGAACGTGCTGTTGTGCGGCGCGGGCGCCGTCCGCGGCGGCGGGGTGAGCGGCATCCCGGGTCACAACGCGGCGATGGCGGTGCTCGGCCGCTGAGCGGCCCGCGGGCGCCTGCCCCGGTGGCTCAACACCCGGGGCGAGCACCCCAACCAGCCGACCCCGGCCCGCCAGGCCGCTACCGGCGTCAAGATGACCTCCGGGTACCGCGCACCCTGGAACAGAAGGGCTCGCCGAGCGGGAGGCCGGCCCGGCCGACACCCGCGAGCTCAACTCCCGCCGCGATCAGTTCAGTCTGCCGATGCCGTCCACCCCGTCGCCTCGATCCGGGCGGCGTCCCGCGGGCGGGCCTCGTCGAAGAGCACCCTGCCCTCCTCGGTGACGCGCAGCGCGTCCACGTACACGCCCCGCCCCACGTACGAGGGCCCCGTCGTGCACCGCCAGCGCAGCCGCACCTCCTGCCCGCGCCAGGCCGCGAGCTCCGCTGCCACCCGGTGCCAGACCCGCCCGGACCACCCCGCCACCGACCCGGCGAGATGTTCCAGGGGCTGTTCCCCGTTCCGTACGGTGCTGAACGGCACGGGCCGCCAGGTGGTTCCGGCGTCCGCGGAGGCCTCCAGGAAGGCGCCGGCCGCGCCGGGCTCGGTGTCCCACCACAGGGCGCAGGTCAGCCGGGCGCCGGCGGTGCGGACGGCCAGCGCGGGCAGCGTGAGGGTGGCGGTCGTCGCGGTGGCCGTGCCCGTGAACCAGGCCGTTCCGCCGTGCTCGGGGCGGACCGCGACGGCCCGCGCCAGGGCGTTGGCCGCCGCGACGCGCGGCGCGGAACCGGAGCGCCAACTCCGCACCGGATGAACGGAGTTGCCGAGCAGTACGAGGAACGTGTCGGTGCTCGGGTCGATGACGAGGCTGGTCCCCGTGAACCCGGTGTGCCCCGCGCTGCGCGGTGTCGCCATCGCGCCCATGTACCAGTGCTGGTAGAGCTCGAAGCCCAGGCCGTGCTCGTGGCCGGGGAAGGCCGTGTTGAAATCCCTGAACAACAGGTCCACGGATGCGGGGGAGAGGATCCGGGCCCGACCGTAGGTGCCGCCGTTGAGGAGTGTTCGGGCCAGGACGGCGAGGTCCCAGGCGCAGGAGAACACCCCGGCGTGCCCGGCGACCCCGCCGAGGCCGAACGCGTTCTCGTCGTGGACCTCGCCCCACACCAGACCCCGGTCAAGGCCGGACCACGGCTTGCGGGCGTCCTCGGTCGCCGCGATCTTCGGCTTCCAGGACGCGGGTGGGTTGTAGCGAGTGCGGTGCATCCCGAGTGGAGCAGTGATCTCGTCGTGGAGCAGTGCATCCAGGCGGCGCCCGGTGATCCTCTCCAGGACCAGCTGGAGGGAGATCAGATTGAGGTCGGAGTAGAGGTATCGCGTGCCGGGCGGATTCGCCGGAGTCTCGTTCCAGATGAGCTTCAGCATCTCCTCGTGCGTCGCCGCCCCGTACAGGGGGAGCCACTCACGGAACCCCGAGGTGTGCGTGAGCAGTTGACGGATCGTCACACCCGTCTTGCCTGCCGCGCCGAACTCGGGCAGGTACGAGGCGACCGTCGCCTCCAGCTCCAGGGTGCCGCGCTCGATCTGCTGGACGGCGAGCAGCGCGGTGAACAGTTTCGACACGGAGGCGAGGTCGTACACCGTGTCCTCGGCCGCCCTGATCTGCCGCTCGGGTGGGAACTCCACCGCCGTGTCGCTCTTCTCGTCGTACGCCGCATAGCGCACCGCGCTGCCGATGGGGTGGTGCAGCGCCACCGTCCCGCCGCGCCCGGCGAGCAGCACCGCGCCCGCGTACCAGGGGTGCTCGGGCGAGGGTCCGAGGAACGTCTCGGCGTCCGCCACCAGGCGGTCCAGGTGCTCGGGCAGCAGCCCGGCCTGTTCGGCGGAGCCGCGCCGCAGCGTCCGTCCGCGCTCCGCGGCGTGCGCCGCGGGCGGCAGTGAGCCCGCCATCAGGGCGCCCCCCAGTGCCATGGCCGAACCGGCCAGCCGTCGTCTGCTGATGCCCCCGGGGTGATCGGCCATCGGTGCGAACACCTTCCTGACGCGGTGAAAGTATCTTTCGGGATCACATGCAACATCCGGAACTTTCTTCCCGGGGGTGGCCCGTGTCAACCAGCGGGCACAGGCGACGCGCCCGGCAAAGAATCTGACGCAGCATCAGAAAATCTCTTCCCTCGTCGCTCCCGCTGCGGCATCCTGCGCCCCATGCAGACGGAGCTGAGCAAGAAACTGGGAGTCGAGTACGCCGTCTTCGGCTTCACGCCGTTTCCGGCCGTGGCCGCTGCCATCACCCGGGCCGGCGGATTCGGTGTGCTCGGCGCGGTCCGCTACACCGCCCCCGACGACCTCGCCCGCGACCTCGACTGGATGCAGGAGCACACCGGCGGGCTGCCGTACGGCCTCGACGTGGTGATGCCCGCCAAGAAGGTCGAGGGGGTCGGCGAGGCCGAGGTCGAAGCCATGATCCCCGCCGGGCACCGGCAGTTCGTGGCGGACACCCTGGCCAAGTACGGCGTCCCCGAACTCGCCGAGGGCGAGGCGTCCGGCTGGCGCATCACGGGCTGGATGGAACAGGTGGCCCGCGGCCAGCTCGACGTCGCCTTCGACTACCCGATCAAGCTGCTCGCCAACGCGCTCGGTTCGCCGCCCGCCGACGTCGTCCAGCGCGCCCACGACAACGGCGTGCTCGTCGCCGCCCTCGCGGGCAGCGCCCGCCACGCCCGCCACCACGCCGACGCGGGCATCGACGTCGTCGTGGCCCAGGGCTACGAGGCCGGCGGCCACACCGGCGAGATCGCC
Coding sequences:
- a CDS encoding NAD(P)H-dependent flavin oxidoreductase; the protein is MQTELSKKLGVEYAVFGFTPFPAVAAAITRAGGFGVLGAVRYTAPDDLARDLDWMQEHTGGLPYGLDVVMPAKKVEGVGEAEVEAMIPAGHRQFVADTLAKYGVPELAEGEASGWRITGWMEQVARGQLDVAFDYPIKLLANALGSPPADVVQRAHDNGVLVAALAGSARHARHHADAGIDVVVAQGYEAGGHTGEIASMVLVPEVVDAVGPLPVLAAGGIGSGEQIAAGLALGAQGVWLGSLWLTTTEADLHSRALTRKLLAAGSADTVRSRALTGKPARQLRTDWTDAWDDPSGPGTLPMPLQGLLVAEAVSRIQKYEVEPLLGTPVGQIVGRMTSERSVQEVFDDLTRGFERAIDRINRIAGRETR